From a region of the Vaginimicrobium propionicum genome:
- a CDS encoding sodium:proton antiporter — MGKSNARVCNWLMLVAVGLLIAAICFAVFGFTHVISPVTAIGNAAGFLVASLVVGFFALRK; from the coding sequence ATGGGAAAGAGCAATGCGCGAGTGTGTAACTGGTTGATGTTGGTAGCCGTTGGGCTATTAATTGCAGCTATCTGTTTTGCTGTTTTCGGGTTCACGCACGTGATTTCGCCGGTCACCGCTATCGGAAATGCTGCTGGTTTTCTGGTAGCTAGCCTGGTCGTAGGTTTTTTCGCGCTGCGTAAATGA
- a CDS encoding Abi family protein has translation MTKQVKPAATIEQHVDLLRSRGMKVDVALAHQWLANVSYYRLSAYWYPARIMEPNGRRRDNFLPGTTFKAAVDLYEADRKLRTLVHDGMERVEITMRTRIGEALCIDDPMGYADPDRFRPSFDHQKWMSTAHRRISRVGRNNEAIKHYRDEYDGKYPFWVLAEVLDFADISRLFEGLPAKKQLEISEGLKVKINLDDLSKNQRRKAITQPPLVRWMEQLTVIRNICAHHGRLWNKSFAPAPTAALRTQPEFALLPEGQSQQVFGALTVMAYLLRVTSPGTLWPDKVTRHIENSFLSNPLVRPESLGIPTSWLHSL, from the coding sequence TTGACCAAGCAGGTGAAACCAGCCGCAACCATTGAACAACATGTTGACTTGTTGCGGTCTCGCGGCATGAAAGTTGATGTCGCGTTGGCTCACCAATGGTTAGCCAACGTTAGTTATTATCGCCTGTCGGCTTATTGGTATCCAGCGCGCATCATGGAACCTAACGGGCGTCGCCGCGACAATTTTCTTCCCGGAACTACGTTTAAGGCTGCTGTTGATCTATACGAGGCAGATAGGAAGCTACGCACGCTTGTACATGACGGGATGGAACGTGTCGAAATAACGATGCGTACTCGTATAGGTGAAGCCTTGTGTATAGACGACCCCATGGGGTATGCCGATCCTGACCGTTTCAGGCCATCGTTCGACCATCAAAAATGGATGTCCACAGCTCATAGACGGATTTCTAGAGTTGGGCGAAACAATGAAGCCATCAAGCACTACCGGGACGAGTATGACGGGAAATATCCGTTCTGGGTGCTAGCAGAGGTACTCGATTTTGCTGATATCTCCCGCCTCTTTGAAGGGTTACCGGCCAAGAAGCAACTTGAAATATCTGAAGGATTGAAGGTCAAGATCAATCTTGATGATTTATCCAAGAATCAGCGGCGCAAAGCTATAACACAGCCCCCCTTGGTGCGGTGGATGGAACAATTAACTGTCATCCGTAATATTTGCGCCCATCATGGGCGATTATGGAACAAGTCTTTTGCCCCGGCACCCACCGCAGCTTTGCGTACCCAACCTGAATTCGCGCTACTCCCTGAAGGTCAAAGCCAGCAGGTCTTCGGCGCATTAACTGTGATGGCGTATTTACTTCGGGTCACCTCTCCCGGGACTTTGTGGCCAGACAAAGTCACCCGGCACATCGAAAACTCGTTCCTATCCAACCCACTCGTACGGCCGGAAAGCCTAGGTATACCGACATCCTGGCTTCACTCGCTTTAG